The nucleotide sequence GCTAGACATTCCATCTATCAGTTCACGCCCATCAGAAAGCGTTAACCTGACGTCTTGAGCTGAGACTACAGGGTAGACGGGGAGGGGGTTCGTCAGAGAGGTATATGGATGCCAGATATGATCTCTGTCAAACTCTAGAAGTTTTGAATCAAAGTTTGAGTCTTGCTGCATACTTCCGGATGATTTCTGGCATGATTGATTCTTCTTTTTCGATCTCAAGTAGACACTTTGCTCCCGTTCTTTTCATGATCACATCAAAGGTAGACGGATTCTTCTGTCCATTGAAAATGATGCCTAACAAAGGAATATTTTGCTGCTTAAGTAGATTGAGTGAAAGCAATGTATGGTTGATGCTGCCCAAGTAATAGTTGGAAACTAAGACTACTGGGAGTCCTGTTTTGGCAACCCAGTCAATATTCAAATAGTCCTCTCTCATAGGGACCATTAAGCCTCCTGCTAATTCAATAATCAACCTATTCTTGGTTTCTGGTATGCTGAGTTCAGCTTCATCTACATGAACATTGTCAATAGATGCAGCAGCATGCGGACTCATGGGCTGGGTTAACCGATAGGCTTCTGAATGAACAGTAGTATTTGGTGACCAGCGTTGTACTTTGTGAGAGTCGGTGTTTTCTAAATCTCCTGCCTGAACGGGTTTCCAGTAATCTGCTTTCAGTGCTTCACATAGGATTGCCGATACGACTGTTTTTCCGGTATCTGTGCCTATTCCTGCTACGATAAATCTTTGATCTTTCATTTATTCAAGATTTCAAATAGCAAATCTATTTCTTCCTGGGTGTTGTATGCATGTAAGCAAAAACGAATTCGTTCAGACCCCTCTGCGACACTCGGTTTCCTAATGGGCAGTGCATTTATTCCAGCGTCCATTAGCTGATTACCTATGGCGATCACATTTTCATTTCCAGGAATAATCAATGATTGAATTTGAGACGGGGAATCGAGCCAGTCTAAAGTAGATTCCTTTCTCTGTTCAATAAAGTAATTGATGCGATCTTGAAGCTTTTTTCTTTCACTCGTTGCATAGGGGAGATAATCATAAAATGCAGAGATAGCTGCAAAATGATGTCCAGTTGGAGCAGTAGAGAAGATTAATGAACGAGAAAAATTTACCTGATAATCTTTAAGCCACATCGGCCCAACAACTGCCGCCCCATGAATTCCTGGACCTTTTCCATAGGTCACAATTCTTGCCATGACTTTTTCCTCTAGACCTAGTGCTTGAGTAAGTCCTTCACCTTTTTCACCGTAAACTGCTATTGAATGAGCTTCATCTACAATCAACATCGCTTCAAACTGTTCGCATATATTGGTTATTTCCTCCAGAGGGCAGATATCACCATCCATACTGTATACCGATTCTACTATGACTAATTTTTGACCATCACAGCTTTGAAGTTTTGCGCTGAGATCTTCAACATCATTATGCTTGAATTTAATTTTTTTAGATACTCCTAAACGAGCGCCATCTATCAGGCTGGCATGAATAAGCTCGTCGCAAATAAGTGTCGTTTCTCTGGTTGCTAAACAGGAGATTAGTCCAAGGTTTGCCGCGTAACCTGAGGAATAAACCAAAGAGCTTTCTACTTGATGAAAGTCAGCAACTTTTTGTTCTACCTGCTCTGCATAATCAGAATTTCCGCTGAGTAGTCTCGAACCTGTGGCACCATTTGTACAATCGGAAGATTGGATTTCTTTATCTATCGATTTTGATAGTTCTTTGGATTTAGCGAATCCTAAATAGTCATTGGAATAAAAATCAATCCCCTCTGGTGGGAGGGGAAGAGTTCGCAACAGATGTTGCTTTTGTCTTTCTTGGAGTGCCTTTTGATAGCTATTCATCCAAATTATTTAAGCTTCTACTTCTGCTTCTTTTTTGTCGTATTTGAAAGCCTCTCTTGGTTGCAATCCAAGTAGATTAAACATTTCTTTGTCGTCATTGAAGTCTGGGTTGGGAGTCGTAAGTAGTTTATCTCCAGCAAAAATCGAATTTGCGCCAGCCATAAAGCATAAGGCTTGTTCGGTCAAGCTCATTCCTTCTCTTCCAGCTGACAGCCTTACGACAGAGGCTGGCATTACTAGACGAGCAGTTGCAATCATTCTCACCAACTCATGTGCCGCTACTCTTGGCTGTTCTGCTAGTGGAGTTCCTTCGACAGGTACTAGTGCGTTTACAGGAACTGACTCTGGATGAACATCCATATTGGCTAATGTGAGTAGCATGCCCATTCTATCCTCTGCTGACTCACCCATGCCAATGATACCGCCCGAACAAACAGTGATCTTCGCTTTTCTCACATTATCAATGGTTTTTAATCGATCGTCATATTCTCTTGTGCTGATGATGTCATCATAATAAGCTTCTGATGTATCAATGTTGTGGTTGTAGGCATACAATCCAGCATCAGCTAATTTTTTAGCTTGGTCTTCTGAGACCATTCCCAGAGTACAACATACTTCCATATCCATACTGTTCACCGTTTTCACCATGTTCAATACTTTATCGAAATCACTGTTATCCCTGACTTCTCTCCAGGCAGCTCCTAAACACATTCTTGAAGCGCCATTTGCTTTGGCAGATTCAGCTTGAGCTCTTACCTCATCTACTTCCATCAGTTTGTGCACTTTGATGTCGGTATGGTACCTCGCAGCTTGCGGGCAGTAAGCGCAATCTTCTGGGCACCCCCCAGTTTTGATGGAAATAAGACTACTGACCTGCACCTCTTGAGGATTATGGTATTTTCTGTGAGCTACCTGAGCTTCAAATACTAGGTCGAGCAGTGGTCTATTATAGATTTCTGCAATTTCTTCTAATGTCCAGTTGTGTCTTACTTCCGCCATAAAATAGATTATTTATTCGAGCTGCAATAATAGATCAAATCAACTCGATCATACATAAAGATAAGGAGTCAGTGAAATAATTCTAATTTTTGGCTGATTGAGTATCGAGGTAAAACAAAGTGTAAACTGTTTTGATACGAATGATATAAAAAGATTACGCTTATAGCTAAATAAAGATACCCCTAACAGCTTTTCTATTAGGGGTTAATACACAAACCACTCTCACGATGATTTGTAATACGCTGAATTAGTCAACTATCTATTTTGCATATTCAAGAAAACCATTCAACGATTTCATAACAAATACTTTGGAAGCATTATAGGCACCATTGATGAATTTGTCTTCGTCACACTCTACAGCTTGAACACGGTTTAACTCTCTGTCATCAACATTGAAAATGGTGAATGAACCCATATTTGTTCCAGACATTTTAGTTTGAGCTGACTCTACTGCCTTATATTTTTTCTTTGGATCGAATACGCCTTCAATTTCGACTGGCTTTTTTATGGCATAGTTTGCAAACCCTTGCTTTTTCATACTCTCTGTATGACCAAAATTGCAATATGAAGTGATTGGAAAGCCCCCTTTTAAGCTTTTAGTCGTGATCCATTCATTTGGAGATATTCTAAAATTAGCTTTTGCTACTACTTTTGCGACTCCTCCAGCTGTTTTAGCAGCGGTCTTACTGAATTGAGATTCTCCGTCTTCAAATACTGGGATGATTAGATTTACTTTAGCAATTATTGCTCCATTAAGTGCTTTCGATAGTTTTGGAGTATAATCTAAGAATGTGTTTTTACCTCTACCATCTTTCTTGATTTTCTTGTAAAAGAATTCATATCCGGTAGGAGTAACCAATAGATAGCCAGGATTTTGAGCTTCATTAATTGTTCCTCCTTTTGTTCTACTCCATTCTGCCATATACTCCGTTTGGGCAACTTCATCTGGGGAAATAATTTCAAAACCCGCGGCTTTTAATTTGTTGGTATATTCTTTATACAGCTTATCTACACTTTCTTGTAATCTTTCTTGAGATATTCCGGGAATTCCTAGCGTTAAGCTAACTCTTGCATCGCCTCTGTATCCTCCACCAAACTCAGAACCTCCTCTAGCAACTTCTGCGGCACTGTACATTAGTTGATAGTTGATGAAAAATTCTGCTATAAAGACTCTTTTTGGAGCATCTTTTAGTTTTTTCTGACCATATGCTCCGACTCCTTTGGTTGGTTCAAAATCATCGAATGATTGAGCAATCAACAATGAGCTTCCTAGAACAAAAAATGAGACTATTAAATAAATTTTTTTCATGACGGATAAATTTTGATTTGTGTGACTCAAAATTCGAGATATAACGAGGTAGATTCCATCCCATTCAAGAGGCATTTTCGTATACCATGAAACCCGTAGAAACAAAAAGTCCTCTTGTTGTGAGGACTTATGAAGTCATGCTTTTAATTCAGATAGAATCTTCGCAACTCACTATTGAATTGGTCAATTTTCTTCACGTACACAATTGAAAGGAGTCCACTTGGACCTTCTTCTTAGAAAGTGTCAATAAGGGACATCAGTAAAAGAACCAGAGGCTGAATATTCGTAAGCCTGGGAGTTGCTGTTGCCTTCTCCGAATACTGCAAAAGTCCCTGATATCGTTTTATTCTCTTTGTCGAGCGTAGTAATTTCAATGATGGTTCCATCGGTTCTATTTAATTGATTAAACCAAAAGCTTGCGCCATCTTGAAGTGTATAAACTTTTTCCTCTAAAGGGGCAGAGGATCTGATAAAAAGATCCAATCCTCCAGTACTCCATCCAATCCCCATTTCAAATCCGTTAATATCGTTTCCGCCACTGGTGCGCGTGATTCTGGCAAATGCACACTCTTGTTCGGAAAGTTTGACTACAGCGTTTTTTTCACAAACGAATGGCTCCTCTTTTTCACAGCTCAGGAAGGAGATTGAGCAGATTATTAAGGTCGAAATAAGATTTATTTTTTTCATTGATTTTTTAATGTCAAAAATCAATTCTTATTTGATGAAATGAATCAGTGGCAATGGGGGTTCTGCGTACGTAGTTGACGGTATTTTAGATCAAATTGTTAGCGTAAGCGAATTTTATGAGTCCAACTAAGTTATTGGTACCTGTTTTTCTGAAGATGTTTTTGCGGTGAGTCTCTACCGTTCGTTCACTTATGAATAGCTCTTCGGCCATCTGCTTGTTTGTATACTCTTTGGAGATTAGCTTAAGAATTTCTCGTTCACGGTCAGTCAGAAGTTTTTGTTCCCCAGTGCCATTTAACCCTCTCATTAGCATGGTGTTGACATCCGAACTTAGATAGACTTTACCATTTTTTACGGCTCGAACGGCATTGATCAATTCCTCATGAGAGTCCTTTTTTAGAATGTATCCATCCACTCCTTCTTTTAGGATCTCTTTGATTAAATGTGCTTCATCATGCATACTTAGCACAATGATTTTGACGGAAGGGTATTTTTGTTTTACCCTTCGAACCAGTGTAAGCCCATCATCGTCGGGCAAATTATAGTCTGTAATCAAAAGATCGGGACTCTTTCGGGTTAGGGAATCCAGTGTTTCTTGAACAGAACCAGCAGTTCCAATTACTTCGAATACATCTTCGCTAGAAAGAATTTTCACAAGACCACCCAATAATATGGCGTGATCATCAGTAAGAAATATTTTCATTTTGGCGGATTTATCTCCTCTGATGAAAGATAGTAAATTCATTCTTTCTTGATCTTAAAATTCTCAGAATCAAAGAAGGTTTTGAAAGAGGATTAATACTATACCATTTCCAGGGTATTTTCTTTTTTTGATAAACTAATCTTACTTGGGGCATTGATGATCAACGTATTTCCTTTTTTCTTAGGTTGTGTTTCTAAATCTAATTCACCCTTAATGAGGTTGGTTCTAGTGTTCAGATTTTTCCATCCATTCCCTTTCCCTGAGGTGAGTAGAGATTTATCAAATCCAATACCATTATCCTCAATGAGCAGCGTTATCTCGTGATCATCTTTTGTGATCTGAAGTGTTATTTTATCAGCATTGGAGTACTTCAATATATTGTTGATCCATTCTTGAGAAATACGATAAAGTGATACCTCCTGAATTTCGGTTAAACGCTTGTTTAAGCCAAAAACATCAAGCTCCACAAACACTTTTCCTGATTGATTGATGCGCCCAGTAAACTCCTCGAATGCACTTTTAAGACCATTTTGAATCAATGTTTGCGGCATAAGGTCAAAACAAATGTTTTTTAATTCCTTATACATTTCTTCTATGACTTGAGAAGATGATTCAAAAACTTTTTGGCGTTCATCTGGTTTGGCACCTTCCTCAAGATTTTTAAGGTTCATGTTGAGTAGTGAAATCATTTGCCCAAACCCATCGTGTAAATCTCTTGCATAGCGTGAGCGTTCTTTTTCCTGTGAGGAAATGGTTGCTGTTATTTCTGCTTCACGCGCTATTCTTTGACTCTCTTCTTTGAGCTTTTCAGATTTTAGTTTCATCTGCTGTTTGAATTGAATGAAAAGGAATATCAACAAGAGAATAATTGCTGCTGAGCCGATTAATTGAGTGTTTTTTTGTTTGATCTCCGCTTTCTGAGTTTGTATTTCTGTTTCCTTTTTTTCTGTCTGATATTTAGTCTCAACCTCTGCTAATTGCTGACTTTTTCGTTCGTTAAAAAGACTGTCTTTTACTTTTACATGATCCTTATAATATTTTAGCGCACTAGCATATTCGCCTCTACGTTCTTCTACCAATGAGAGCATTTGTAAAACATGCTTTTCAAAGTCGGGAAAAGACACTTTCCGCGCAACGTTCAGTGCTTCTTCAAAATAAGTTTCAGCTTGATTGGTTTCACCTATTTCGAGTAGCATCTCCCCAATATTATTTTTTACAATAGCATACCCCACTTCATCTTTTATAATGAGCTTATATTTTGCAGCTAATTCAAAATAGTGTTGTGCACTATCATACTTGGCTAGCTGTGTATACACCATTCCAAGGTTGTCATAATTATAGCTGAGCCCGATAGTATCTCCTATTGCGAACTTTACCTTTGTAGATCTTAGGTAATAGTCTAATGATATTTCTAGCTCATTTTTTTGAAAATGGAGTACTCCGAGATTATTGAGACTATTTCCAATACCTATTGAATCATTTTTCTCATTAGCATATTTCAGACCTTCCAAAAAGTAGTCTGAGGCTAAATCGAAGTTTTGTTGCTTCTTCTGCAAAGTGCCTATGAGGTTAAGAATTTCGGCCGGCTTTTCTTTTGAATTAAGCGACTTAAATATGTCTAATGATCTTTGATATTGCTCCAAGGCAGGTTCGAATTGTCCCAAGCAGTAGTGTGCTAATCCTAACTGAAGAATTGCTTCAGCCTTTAAAGATGAAGCATCCGATTTGTCAATGTTTAGACGGTTAAGCAGCAGAAGTGTACTGTCGCACGTCAGCTGTGCATCCACAATTTCTTCCAATGAGTTTTTTGAAAGGCTAATTTGTGAGCGAACTGAAAAAGTGATACAAATAAGAAATGCTAAGGCAGGCAATTTCATGTGACTAATTTGTAAAAATCTCCTGATCGATAAAAATTGTTTTCGTTTAATCAGCGATATGATAAGACGACTATTTTTAACGAGCTTTTTAAAATGAATTTGTTTACTTCTATAAGTTAAATCATCATCAGCTCCAGGCGCAGAGGAGGTTGTTGAGGAGAGCAGTTGGTGGGATGATGTCTATGACTGGGTAGACTCATTGTTCTAAAAGAAAAAACCCTCTAAGGAATTAGAGGGTTTTTTAACTATCAATCTTTCTTTGTAGCTCTTTTTGACCTAATAGGAGGCGCTGGCTCGTCTTTCAATTCAATGCTTTCTGTCGTAAGCTTTTCAAGTGCAATCTCAATGGCCTTATCGAGTTGAGGATCTTTCCCTTGTAGAACCAGTTTTGGCTCTTGAATTACTTCAATATCAGGCGCAACACCTTCACCTTCCACAGCCCATTCTCCGTTCGCATCAAAGAACCCTCCACGAGGGGCTACCATTCGCCCACCATCTATGAATGGAGGAGTATCCCACGTACCTACAAGCCCTCCCCATGTTCTGGTTCCTACTAAAGTGCCAATGTCCATTGCTCTAAACAGATAAGGTAAAAGGTCCCCACCAGATCCTGCTCTTTCGTTGATAATCATCACTTTTGGACCCCAAACTGCAGACATAGGAGTGGTCCATGGCTTATGATCACCTACTTTACTATTGAAATAACCGTAAAGCTTTCTATTCATGACATCAGCCATATAGTCGGCAGCTGATCCTCCACCATTATTTCGCTCGTCGACGATCATGCCTTGCTTATCCTGCTGCGAAAAGTAGTATCGGTTGAAAGAGGTATAACCTCCCCCTCCTGTATTTGGAACATAAGTGTATCCTATTTTGCCATCTGTTTTTTCAGAAACATACCTTCTGTTGTCCTCAATCCACGCTCGAGATCTTAACCCATTTTCATTACGTACAGGGACTACATTTATAGTCCTTGCATCACCAATATTTGTAGATCTGCTGATTTTTATTTGAGTGACCTTGCCTGAAGTCTGCTCGAACAGGTCATATAAATTTTTCGTGTCATCCAATCGTACTCCATTTACTTCTAGAAGGTATTCTCCTTCTTTGACTTCTTGGCCAGGGATTGCTAAGGGAGCTTGAAGGTCGGGGTTCCAATTTTCCCCAGTAAATATTTTACTGAACTGATAATTTCCATTCTTAATGGTATAATCTGCACCTAATAGGCCAATCGGGACACGATCTATGTCGGGGTAGTCCCCACCTCGAGTGTAGGAATGACCGACAGCTATTTCTCCGCCAAGAATGTCAATGATGTAATTCATATCTTCCCTGTGTTTTACATGGCTGACCCAGGGCTTGTACCACTCGTAAATGTCATCCCAAGGGGCTCCATGTTGATTATTTACATACAGAAAATCGCGCTGATATCTCCAGGCTTCACGATAGATTTGCTGCCACTCCTCTGTTGGACTTACCTTCATTTTAATGTCAATCGTCAATCGACCATCGGAAGATTTTTGACTTTTACCACCCGTACTTACGATCCCCCAATCCCCACTAGATTGATAGAGAAGTTGTTTTTTATCAGAAGAGGTTTCTGCAAATTGAATTCCAGACATAAACTCTGAAGATTCAATTTTTTCAAGATCATATTTATGAAGTGTTACTCCGTTTTGATTTGGAATATTTTCCATATAAAAAACAGAATTTTCAGGCCCTGAAACCAAAGCAGAATAGTTACGCTGAGGAACATCCAGTGCAACAATTCTTGACAGAACGCCCTCATCGATCTTCACTTTTACTTCCTCAGTATCTTCTTTTTTATCGTCTTCTTTTATTTCTTCATCACTTTTAGGAGCAAGAGGAGATTTATCGGAATTTGATAAAACTGCGGCATAGAGTCCTCTGGTGACCGGAATGTTATAGGAACTCATATCCAACCAGCCAGTATTCAATCCCCAATTTGTACTAGCAAGGAAGTATAAGTACTTCCCTGAAGCATCCCACACAGGTTCCAATGCATCAGCCATATGATCGGAAATGTTCATAATTTTTCCGGAGACAACATTGTATGCTTTCACTACTTTAAACTGCGCATCTGTCAGTTTTACGTAGGCAATCCATTTACTATCTGGAGACCAAACTGGATTTAAGGACCTATTTGGATGTGCATAGCGCTCGGTATCTGCCTTCGTTGCTTTTCCGCTTTCCAGGTTCAATACCCACATGTTAAAATCTGTGTCAGTATAACTTATGTATTTCCCATCAGGAGACCATGCAGGCCTAAAGTAAAAAGTGGGATTAGGTAGTGGATAGGTCTTTTTGATTGTATTTCCATATTGATCACTAATCACTAACTGGTACTCGCCGGATCGATCTGAGAACCAGGCGATTTCCTGTCCATCTGGAGACCAAACTGGAGAGCGATCTGCAAAGGTTGATTTTGAGATATTTCTCCATGATCCATTTTCTTTAGGCACAGTGAATATTTCACCTCGGTATTCAAATAATGTACGCTGGCCAGTTGGGGATAGTGATGCGTTTTGTAATTGT is from Marinobacter alexandrii and encodes:
- the bioD gene encoding dethiobiotin synthase codes for the protein MKDQRFIVAGIGTDTGKTVVSAILCEALKADYWKPVQAGDLENTDSHKVQRWSPNTTVHSEAYRLTQPMSPHAAASIDNVHVDEAELSIPETKNRLIIELAGGLMVPMREDYLNIDWVAKTGLPVVLVSNYYLGSINHTLLSLNLLKQQNIPLLGIIFNGQKNPSTFDVIMKRTGAKCLLEIEKEESIMPEIIRKYAARLKL
- a CDS encoding pyridoxal phosphate-dependent aminotransferase family protein, yielding MNSYQKALQERQKQHLLRTLPLPPEGIDFYSNDYLGFAKSKELSKSIDKEIQSSDCTNGATGSRLLSGNSDYAEQVEQKVADFHQVESSLVYSSGYAANLGLISCLATRETTLICDELIHASLIDGARLGVSKKIKFKHNDVEDLSAKLQSCDGQKLVIVESVYSMDGDICPLEEITNICEQFEAMLIVDEAHSIAVYGEKGEGLTQALGLEEKVMARIVTYGKGPGIHGAAVVGPMWLKDYQVNFSRSLIFSTAPTGHHFAAISAFYDYLPYATSERKKLQDRINYFIEQRKESTLDWLDSPSQIQSLIIPGNENVIAIGNQLMDAGINALPIRKPSVAEGSERIRFCLHAYNTQEEIDLLFEILNK
- the bioB gene encoding biotin synthase BioB, which encodes MAEVRHNWTLEEIAEIYNRPLLDLVFEAQVAHRKYHNPQEVQVSSLISIKTGGCPEDCAYCPQAARYHTDIKVHKLMEVDEVRAQAESAKANGASRMCLGAAWREVRDNSDFDKVLNMVKTVNSMDMEVCCTLGMVSEDQAKKLADAGLYAYNHNIDTSEAYYDDIISTREYDDRLKTIDNVRKAKITVCSGGIIGMGESAEDRMGMLLTLANMDVHPESVPVNALVPVEGTPLAEQPRVAAHELVRMIATARLVMPASVVRLSAGREGMSLTEQALCFMAGANSIFAGDKLLTTPNPDFNDDKEMFNLLGLQPREAFKYDKKEAEVEA
- a CDS encoding response regulator transcription factor — protein: MNLLSFIRGDKSAKMKIFLTDDHAILLGGLVKILSSEDVFEVIGTAGSVQETLDSLTRKSPDLLITDYNLPDDDGLTLVRRVKQKYPSVKIIVLSMHDEAHLIKEILKEGVDGYILKKDSHEELINAVRAVKNGKVYLSSDVNTMLMRGLNGTGEQKLLTDREREILKLISKEYTNKQMAEELFISERTVETHRKNIFRKTGTNNLVGLIKFAYANNLI
- a CDS encoding tetratricopeptide repeat protein, with amino-acid sequence MKLPALAFLICITFSVRSQISLSKNSLEEIVDAQLTCDSTLLLLNRLNIDKSDASSLKAEAILQLGLAHYCLGQFEPALEQYQRSLDIFKSLNSKEKPAEILNLIGTLQKKQQNFDLASDYFLEGLKYANEKNDSIGIGNSLNNLGVLHFQKNELEISLDYYLRSTKVKFAIGDTIGLSYNYDNLGMVYTQLAKYDSAQHYFELAAKYKLIIKDEVGYAIVKNNIGEMLLEIGETNQAETYFEEALNVARKVSFPDFEKHVLQMLSLVEERRGEYASALKYYKDHVKVKDSLFNERKSQQLAEVETKYQTEKKETEIQTQKAEIKQKNTQLIGSAAIILLLIFLFIQFKQQMKLKSEKLKEESQRIAREAEITATISSQEKERSRYARDLHDGFGQMISLLNMNLKNLEEGAKPDERQKVFESSSQVIEEMYKELKNICFDLMPQTLIQNGLKSAFEEFTGRINQSGKVFVELDVFGLNKRLTEIQEVSLYRISQEWINNILKYSNADKITLQITKDDHEITLLIEDNGIGFDKSLLTSGKGNGWKNLNTRTNLIKGELDLETQPKKKGNTLIINAPSKISLSKKENTLEMV
- a CDS encoding PDZ domain-containing protein, coding for MKRIFFISLLTLCTSSIFAQGTMLLRQPTVSQSQIVFVHANDLWVVDREGGNATRLTSSEGAESFPHFSKDGKWVAFSGQYDGNTDVFVVSVDGGAPKRLTYHPGADRVQGWSPDDEVIFASTRKGQPTRLNKFYSVSVNGGFPKELSIPRIAYGEISPDGNYAAYTPITSWDPEWRNYRGGQAMPIWILNLKTNELQRTPQPDKERHLDPVWYKNKIYFLSERDYTSNIWSYDLSTKNYTQATFHTRFDTKSLDATDDLIVYEQGGYLHSLNPETGDRKQLEITVNGDLNWARERWDEASGRQLQNASLSPTGQRTLFEYRGEIFTVPKENGSWRNISKSTFADRSPVWSPDGQEIAWFSDRSGEYQLVISDQYGNTIKKTYPLPNPTFYFRPAWSPDGKYISYTDTDFNMWVLNLESGKATKADTERYAHPNRSLNPVWSPDSKWIAYVKLTDAQFKVVKAYNVVSGKIMNISDHMADALEPVWDASGKYLYFLASTNWGLNTGWLDMSSYNIPVTRGLYAAVLSNSDKSPLAPKSDEEIKEDDKKEDTEEVKVKIDEGVLSRIVALDVPQRNYSALVSGPENSVFYMENIPNQNGVTLHKYDLEKIESSEFMSGIQFAETSSDKKQLLYQSSGDWGIVSTGGKSQKSSDGRLTIDIKMKVSPTEEWQQIYREAWRYQRDFLYVNNQHGAPWDDIYEWYKPWVSHVKHREDMNYIIDILGGEIAVGHSYTRGGDYPDIDRVPIGLLGADYTIKNGNYQFSKIFTGENWNPDLQAPLAIPGQEVKEGEYLLEVNGVRLDDTKNLYDLFEQTSGKVTQIKISRSTNIGDARTINVVPVRNENGLRSRAWIEDNRRYVSEKTDGKIGYTYVPNTGGGGYTSFNRYYFSQQDKQGMIVDERNNGGGSAADYMADVMNRKLYGYFNSKVGDHKPWTTPMSAVWGPKVMIINERAGSGGDLLPYLFRAMDIGTLVGTRTWGGLVGTWDTPPFIDGGRMVAPRGGFFDANGEWAVEGEGVAPDIEVIQEPKLVLQGKDPQLDKAIEIALEKLTTESIELKDEPAPPIRSKRATKKD